Proteins from one Acidiphilium multivorum AIU301 genomic window:
- a CDS encoding IS256 family transposase → MNENSTITSFHQPGSIMDPLTDIAREGARQMLMAALKAEAASFVAQFSEELLPDGRQRVVRHGAGPERAVQTGIGPVPVQRPKVRDRAPGVSAETRIRFTSAILPRWARRSKSLDALLPVLYLRGVSTGDFQEALTALLGADAPNLSPAVISRLTAGWQEEYDRWQRRDLSARRYVYVWADGVYLQARMEPQAECMLVIIGATPEGRKELLGFQVGFRESAQSWRELLVDLKARGLAVPPELAVGDGALGFWKALDEVFPGTRHQRCWFHKIANVLNHFPKSMQPAVAADLREISHAETRAAALAAIDTFKAKYAAKYQRGVACLTKDTEVLLAFYDYPAEHWEHLRTSNPIESVFATVRHRTVRTKGALSQKTAKLMVFTLIRAASKKWRKLNGTSQLPRVIEGVRFNDGVAQSDATQSRAA, encoded by the coding sequence ATGAACGAGAATAGCACGATCACCTCCTTTCATCAGCCTGGTTCGATCATGGACCCGTTGACGGACATTGCCCGTGAGGGCGCGCGGCAGATGCTGATGGCAGCCCTGAAGGCCGAGGCGGCAAGTTTCGTCGCCCAGTTCAGCGAGGAACTCTTGCCCGACGGCCGGCAGCGTGTTGTCCGGCACGGCGCCGGACCGGAACGGGCGGTGCAGACCGGGATCGGACCGGTCCCGGTGCAGCGGCCGAAGGTGCGTGACCGCGCGCCGGGCGTGTCGGCGGAGACGAGGATCCGCTTCACCTCGGCGATCCTGCCGCGCTGGGCACGCCGCTCGAAAAGCCTCGATGCCCTGTTGCCCGTGCTGTATCTGCGCGGCGTCTCCACCGGCGATTTCCAGGAGGCGCTGACGGCGTTGCTCGGGGCGGACGCGCCGAACCTGTCGCCGGCGGTGATTTCCCGCCTCACGGCAGGCTGGCAGGAGGAGTATGATCGTTGGCAGCGCCGCGATCTCTCGGCGCGCCGCTATGTCTATGTCTGGGCCGACGGCGTCTACCTGCAGGCCAGGATGGAGCCGCAGGCCGAGTGCATGCTGGTGATCATCGGGGCGACACCGGAAGGCCGGAAGGAGCTTCTGGGCTTTCAGGTCGGCTTCCGCGAGAGCGCGCAGAGCTGGCGCGAACTGCTGGTCGATCTCAAGGCCCGAGGGCTTGCCGTGCCGCCCGAACTGGCCGTCGGCGACGGCGCCCTTGGGTTCTGGAAGGCGCTGGACGAGGTGTTCCCCGGCACCCGCCATCAGCGCTGCTGGTTCCACAAGATCGCCAACGTGCTCAACCACTTTCCGAAATCCATGCAGCCAGCGGTGGCAGCCGACCTGCGCGAAATCTCGCACGCTGAAACCCGCGCCGCCGCCCTGGCGGCGATCGACACCTTCAAGGCGAAATATGCCGCCAAGTATCAGCGCGGTGTCGCCTGTCTGACCAAGGACACCGAGGTTCTGCTGGCCTTCTATGACTACCCGGCCGAACATTGGGAGCATCTGCGTACCTCGAACCCGATCGAGAGCGTCTTCGCCACCGTTCGTCACCGCACGGTGCGGACCAAAGGCGCGTTATCGCAGAAGACCGCCAAGCTAATGGTCTTCACTTTGATTCGGGCCGCTTCGAAGAAATGGCGCAAGCTCAACGGCACCAGCCAGTTGCCACGCGTCATCGAAGGCGTCAGATTCAACGACGGCGTCGCACAATCCGACGCCACCCAGAGCCGCGCCGCCTGA
- a CDS encoding TonB-dependent receptor, producing the protein MQLSLMALLLSTSCLIPAAAYAQTVSAGEVSASSALSLPGVTTAPSQKKVFKSGNTTRVLNRKLLEAAGPVAGAAQMLSYAPGVQITGYGNTGASKYTVTLNGVQQGWGGFGGFTGDGAIGVTLDGVPVVDPGSDLWQSNMIPQSGMIQSVTTTYGPGNAADRWYNNLAGTIEFTPVQPTAKPGGDINLTYGSYGQKNIEFDLRTGNYHGWSTVIAGGAGDGNSFRKSPDGFQSPSNDYSIYLKTVKNFSAGNFAFGGYFARSAGYRVPVIPTSPIPGVTISGNAGAPLYSQQTSGFYSAPPYNYYEKFDTDALWMVFARENIELDDSTTLHNLTYYENFTRTHSRLYDFGSVGPQRYEYNNPYTNVIGDKLWLTEKLPFNTLNFGGYYIHTLYNSRNNFYNTVLGGNKGVVNAGGKIRSSYFNVDNFAMFLQDDIHPVRALHIIPGIRFVSFQTSYSDSALQDFAFAPGVGLSTHCVLDGSTATSGTTQATDQGSSCGSHVSRNGVEPSISANLQVMPWMALYGSYGEALRTPSVGGGGGLFQKINPTTGYQLELGQYYDIGAKFHVENGRFLHHFAAGVDYFHLRYAKQSLSTQLANGNALFASGSSIYQGVNMFADDNPLYNLYVFGNASFIDAKYQTYITGGTSYGGRHVPYVPSVNFNIGAYYDIPIGSMLLEPRMWYQYTGSQYMFNNNTGAPSNRKMPGYGTLNMSAKLTVPVTLPYVGHKSMDVSLTALNITNNQYNAYEYIGTGGYFNYSGTVPASGFTYAYPGAPFTIYGSVGFHF; encoded by the coding sequence ATGCAGCTTTCGCTCATGGCGCTTCTGCTGTCCACGAGTTGTCTCATTCCCGCCGCGGCATACGCGCAAACAGTGAGCGCCGGCGAGGTGAGCGCGTCCAGCGCGCTGTCGCTGCCCGGCGTCACGACCGCGCCGAGCCAGAAGAAGGTCTTCAAGTCTGGCAATACGACCCGCGTCCTGAACCGCAAGCTCCTCGAAGCCGCCGGCCCCGTCGCGGGCGCCGCGCAGATGCTGTCCTATGCCCCCGGCGTGCAGATCACCGGCTACGGCAACACCGGCGCGTCCAAATATACCGTGACGCTGAATGGCGTGCAGCAGGGCTGGGGCGGCTTCGGCGGCTTCACTGGCGACGGCGCCATCGGCGTGACGCTGGACGGTGTTCCGGTCGTCGATCCGGGCAGCGATCTCTGGCAGTCGAACATGATTCCGCAGAGCGGAATGATCCAGAGCGTGACAACCACTTATGGCCCCGGCAACGCCGCCGACCGCTGGTACAACAACCTCGCCGGAACCATCGAGTTCACCCCGGTGCAGCCGACGGCCAAGCCCGGCGGCGACATCAACCTGACCTATGGCAGCTACGGCCAGAAGAACATCGAGTTCGACCTGCGCACCGGCAACTATCACGGCTGGTCCACGGTCATTGCCGGCGGCGCCGGCGACGGCAACAGCTTCCGCAAGTCGCCGGACGGCTTCCAGAGCCCGTCCAACGACTATTCGATCTACCTCAAGACCGTGAAGAACTTCAGCGCCGGCAATTTCGCCTTCGGCGGTTACTTCGCGCGCAGCGCCGGCTATCGCGTGCCGGTCATCCCAACCTCCCCGATCCCGGGCGTCACGATCAGCGGAAACGCGGGCGCGCCGCTCTACAGCCAGCAGACATCAGGCTTCTACAGCGCGCCTCCTTACAACTACTACGAAAAATTCGATACCGACGCGCTGTGGATGGTCTTCGCGCGCGAGAACATCGAACTTGATGATTCGACCACGCTGCACAACCTGACCTATTACGAGAACTTCACGCGCACGCATTCGCGCCTGTATGATTTCGGCAGCGTTGGCCCGCAGCGCTATGAATACAACAACCCGTACACGAACGTCATCGGCGACAAGCTGTGGCTGACCGAAAAACTGCCGTTCAATACCTTGAATTTCGGCGGCTACTACATCCATACGCTCTATAACAGCCGGAACAATTTCTATAACACGGTGTTGGGCGGCAACAAGGGCGTGGTCAATGCCGGCGGCAAGATCCGGTCATCCTACTTCAACGTCGATAATTTCGCGATGTTCCTCCAGGATGACATTCATCCGGTCAGGGCGCTGCACATCATCCCCGGCATCCGCTTCGTCAGCTTCCAGACCAGCTATTCCGACTCGGCGCTGCAGGATTTCGCGTTCGCCCCGGGTGTCGGCCTTTCGACGCATTGCGTGCTGGATGGCAGCACCGCGACCAGCGGAACCACGCAGGCGACCGATCAGGGTTCATCCTGCGGATCGCATGTAAGCCGCAACGGCGTGGAGCCGTCCATCTCGGCGAACCTGCAGGTCATGCCGTGGATGGCGCTGTACGGTTCGTATGGCGAGGCGTTGCGCACCCCCAGCGTTGGCGGCGGCGGCGGCCTGTTCCAGAAGATCAACCCGACGACCGGCTATCAGCTCGAGCTCGGCCAGTACTACGACATCGGCGCGAAATTCCATGTCGAGAACGGGCGGTTCCTGCATCACTTCGCCGCCGGCGTCGACTATTTCCACCTGCGCTATGCCAAGCAGTCGCTCAGCACGCAGCTCGCCAACGGCAACGCCCTGTTCGCCTCCGGATCGTCGATCTACCAGGGTGTGAACATGTTCGCCGACGACAATCCGCTTTATAATCTCTACGTCTTCGGCAACGCCTCGTTCATCGATGCGAAATACCAGACCTACATCACCGGCGGCACCTCCTATGGTGGGCGGCATGTGCCCTACGTGCCCTCGGTCAACTTCAATATCGGCGCCTATTACGACATCCCGATCGGATCGATGCTGCTCGAACCGCGCATGTGGTATCAGTACACGGGCAGCCAGTACATGTTCAACAACAACACCGGCGCGCCGAGCAACCGGAAAATGCCTGGCTATGGCACGCTGAACATGTCCGCCAAGCTCACGGTCCCGGTGACCCTGCCTTACGTGGGCCACAAGAGCATGGATGTGTCGCTGACGGCATTGAACATCACGAACAATCAATACAATGCCTATGAATACATCGGCACGGGCGGCTACTTCAACTATTCCGGAACCGTCCCGGCCTCCGGCTTCACCTATGCCTATCCCGGCGCGCCGTTCACCATCTACGGCAGTGTCGGCTTCCACTTCTGA
- a CDS encoding energy transducer TonB, producing the protein MNTLRGAGDGMNPLPEGRLSFPIALVAALIVEVVLVVLVASMPPNPVPAARHPQVTRIRMLAPPPKPKPVPPKPLPPPPKPVQPPKPHVPPPPPIPKPPLPVPVPKPLPKPVPKPRPKPVVHHRPAPRPKPVAHQVPRPVAPTPPKPQPVPAAVQENALEAYAGSVHAAVQGDLKVPEMVKMLHLSGVTELALRIAPSGQLLGVSVIRSSGAPPIDRAALAAVRATRFPPFGATMPHHPITVDISIRLRTN; encoded by the coding sequence ATGAACACTCTTCGCGGCGCTGGTGATGGCATGAATCCCTTGCCTGAAGGTCGCCTGTCATTTCCCATCGCGCTCGTTGCGGCGCTGATCGTGGAAGTCGTTCTCGTCGTTCTGGTTGCCAGCATGCCGCCAAATCCCGTGCCGGCGGCGCGCCATCCGCAGGTGACGCGGATCAGGATGCTGGCCCCCCCGCCGAAGCCGAAACCCGTCCCGCCGAAGCCGCTGCCCCCGCCGCCGAAGCCCGTGCAACCGCCCAAGCCGCACGTGCCGCCGCCACCGCCGATCCCGAAGCCGCCCCTGCCAGTTCCGGTCCCGAAGCCGTTGCCGAAGCCCGTGCCCAAGCCGCGTCCGAAGCCCGTGGTGCATCATCGGCCGGCGCCGCGGCCAAAGCCGGTGGCGCACCAGGTGCCGAGGCCCGTGGCGCCGACACCGCCGAAGCCGCAACCGGTTCCCGCCGCCGTCCAGGAGAACGCGCTCGAAGCCTATGCCGGCTCCGTGCATGCCGCCGTGCAGGGCGATCTCAAGGTGCCGGAGATGGTCAAGATGCTGCATCTGTCCGGCGTGACCGAACTCGCGCTCCGCATCGCCCCGAGCGGGCAGCTTCTCGGCGTCTCGGTGATCCGGTCTTCCGGCGCGCCGCCGATCGACCGGGCGGCGCTGGCCGCGGTCAGGGCAACCCGGTTCCCGCCCTTCGGCGCGACGATGCCGCATCACCCGATCACCGTGGACATCTCGATCCGTCTGCGCACCAACTGA